A single Perognathus longimembris pacificus isolate PPM17 chromosome 17, ASM2315922v1, whole genome shotgun sequence DNA region contains:
- the Galr2 gene encoding LOW QUALITY PROTEIN: galanin receptor type 2 (The sequence of the model RefSeq protein was modified relative to this genomic sequence to represent the inferred CDS: inserted 2 bases in 1 codon), translating into MARGGRERDRPAGDDGMWEDWAAGRTVRAGTQESERACALGILWLLAPSLGPSTARLGRLSASQAAGEVSRQPEAVLVPLLFALIFLVGTVGNALVLVVLLRGXSTTNLFILSLGVADLCFLVCCVPFQATTIDTLDGWVFGGLLRKAVHFFIFPTMHASGFTLAAVSLDRYLAIRYPLHSRERAELCTPWNARAALGLIRGLALLFSGPHLSYYHRPSRLANLTACHPPGPERAMDLGTFVLRHLLPALVGARPDRRPPGWPSAR; encoded by the exons ATGGCCCGTGGAGGGAGAGAGCGGGACCGTCCAGCGGGGGATGACGGGATGTGGGAGGACTGGGCCGCCGGCCGCACGGTCCGCGCCGGGACCCAGGAGTCGGAGCGCGCCTGCGCACTTG GCATCCTTTGGCTGCTGGCTCCTTCCCTGGGCCCCAGCACAGCCCGGCTGGGCCGCCTGTCAGCCAGTCAGGCTGCTGGCGAGGTCAGCCGGCAACCCGAGGCCGTCCTCGTGCCCCTGCTCTTTGCACTCATTTTCCTCGTGGGCACCGTGGGCAATGCACTCGTGCTGGTTGTGCTACTGCGCGG TAGCACCACCAACCTGTTCATCCTCAGCCTGGGCGTGGCCGACCTGTGCTTCCTCGTGTGCTGCGTGCCTTTCCAGGCCACCACCATCGACACCCTGGACGGCTGGGTGTTCGGCGGGCTGCTCCGCAAGGCGGTGCACTTCTTCATCTTCCCCACCATGCATGCCAGCGGCTTCACGCTGGCCGCCGTCTCCCTGGACCG GTACCTGGCCATCCGCTACCCGCTGCACTCCCGCGAGCGAGCTGAGCTGTGCACGCCCTGGAACGCGCGGGCCGCCCTCGGGCTCATCCGGGGGCTGGCTCTGCTCTTCTCCGGGCCCCACCTGAGCTACTACCACCGGCCGTCGCGGCTGGCCAACCTGACGGCGTGCCACCCACCCGGCCCGGAGCGCGCCATGGACCTCGGCACCTTCGTCCTCCGCCACCTGCTGCCGGCGCTGGTTGGTGCTCGGCCTGACCGGCGGCCCCCAGGCTGGCCAAGCGCAAGGTGA